Proteins encoded by one window of Bacteroidia bacterium:
- a CDS encoding type II toxin-antitoxin system RelE/ParE family toxin yields the protein MVRYTVILSKKAEKQLDKLSDENAFPILESISKLAEDPRPKGSKKLKGRLGYRVRVGNYRIIYEILDKELIVDVITLGHRKDVYQ from the coding sequence ATGGTTAGGTATACCGTTATACTTTCTAAAAAAGCGGAAAAGCAACTTGATAAACTTTCGGATGAAAATGCTTTTCCAATTTTGGAATCCATTAGTAAGTTAGCAGAAGATCCTAGACCAAAAGGAAGTAAAAAGTTAAAAGGACGCCTGGGTTATAGGGTAAGAGTTGGTAATTATCGAATCATATATGAAATTTTAGACAAGGAGCTTATTGTTGATGTAATTACCCTTGGTCATAGAAAAGATGTTTACCAATAA